Proteins encoded together in one Capricornis sumatraensis isolate serow.1 chromosome 3, serow.2, whole genome shotgun sequence window:
- the NTN3 gene encoding netrin-3 — protein sequence MPGWPWGLLLTAGTLSAALSPGPPAPADPCHDDGGAPRGCVPGLVNAALGREVLASSTCGRPATRACDASDPRRAHPAALLTSTGGTANPVCWRSDSLTQVPHNVTLTVPLGKAFELMFVSLRFCSAPPTSLALLKSQDHGRSWTPLGFFSSHCGLDYGRLPAPADGPAGPGPEALCFPAPQAQPDGGGLLAFSVQDGSPPGLDLDSSPVLQDWVTATDIQVVLTRPAVLGDTRGATATAPYSYSATELQVGGRCKCNGHASRCLLDSQGHLTCDCRHGTEGRDCSRCKPFYCDRPWQRATAREAHACLACSCNGHARRCRFNMELYRLSGRRSGGVCLNCRHNTAGRHCHYCREGFYRDPGRALSDRRACRACDCHPVGAAGKTCNQTTGQCPCKDGVTGLTCNRCAPGFQQSRSPVAPCVKTPVPGPTEESSPVEPQDCDLHCKPARGSYRISLKKFCRKDYAVQVAVGARGEARGSWTRFPVAVLAVFRSGEERARRGSSELWVPARDAACGCPRLLPGRRYLLLGGGPGAVVGGPGGRGPGLSAARGSLVLPWRDAWTRRLRRLQRRERRGRCGTA from the exons ATGCCCGGCTGGCCCTGGGGGCTGCTGCTGACCGCGGGCACGCTCTCGGCCGCGCTGAGCCCGGGGCCGCCGGCGCCCGCCGACCCCTGCCATGACGACGGGGGCGCGCCCCGCGGCTGCGTGCCGGGCCTGGTGAACGCGGCCTTGGGCCGCGAGGTGCTGGCCTCCAGCACGTGCGGGCGGCCGGCTACGCGGGCCTGCGACGCTTCGGACCCGCGGCGGGCGCACCCCGCCGCCCTCCTGACCTCCACAGGCGGCACCGCCAACCCGGTGTGCTGGCGCTCGGACTCCCTGACTCAGGTGCCCCACAACGTGACCCTCACAGTGCCCCTGGGCAAGGCTTTTGAGCTTATGTTCGTGAGCCTCCGCTTCTGCTCGGCGCCCCCCACTTCCCTGGCCCTGCTCAAGTCGCAGGACCACGGCCGCAGCTGGACCCCACTCGGCTTCTTCTCCTCCCACTGTGGCCTGGACTACGGCCGCCTGCCTGCGCCTGCCGATGGCCCAGCTGGCCCGGGGCCCGAAGCCCTATGCTTCCCCGCGCCCCAGGCCCAGCCTGACGGTGGTGGCCTGCTGGCCTTCAGTGTGcaggacggcagcccgccaggcctggATCTGGACAGCAGCCCAGTGCTCCAAGACTGGGTGACCGCCACGGACATTCAAGTAGTGCTCACAAGGCCTGCTGTGCTAGGAGACACCAGGGGCGCCACGGCCACAGCCCCTTACTCTTACTCAGCCACTGAGCTCCAGGTGGGCGGGCGCTGCAAGTGCAATGGGCATGCGTCCAGGTGCCTGCTGGACTCCCAAGGCCACCTGACCTGCGACTGCCGGCACGGCACTGAGGGCCGGGACTGCAGCCGCTGCAAGCCCTTCTACTGCGACAGGCCGTGGCAGAGGGCCACTGCCCGAGAAGCCCACGCCTGCCTTG CTTGCTCCTGCAATGGCCATGCCCGCCGCTGCCGCTTCAACATGGAGCTGTACCGACTGTCTGGCCGCCGCAGCGGCGGTGTCTGCCTCAACTGCCGGCACAATACCGCTGGCCGGCATTGTCACTACTGCCGGGAGGGCTTCTACCGAGACCCCGGCCGTGCCCTGAGTGACCGCCGCGCCTGTAGGG CCTGTGACTGTCACCCTGTTGGTGCTGCTGGCAAAACCTGCAACCAGACCACCGGCCAGTGTCCCTGCAAGGATGGCGTCACTGGCCTCACCTGCAACCGCTGTGCCCCCGGCTTCCAGCAGAGCCGCTCTCCGGTGGCACCCTGTGTTA AGACCCCTGTCCCTGGACCCACTGAGGAGAGCAGTCCTGTGGAGCCCCAGG ACTGCGACTTGCACTGCAAACCTGCCCGTGGCAGCTACCGCATCAGCCTGAAGAAGTTCTGCAGGAAGGACTACG CGGTGCAGGTGGCGGTGGGCGCGCGCGGCGAGGCGCGTGGCTCCTGGACTCGCTTCCCGGTGGCCGTGCTCGCCGTGTTCCGGAGCGGCGAGGAGCGCGCCCGGCGCGGGAGCAGCGAGTTGTGGGTGCCGGCGCGGGACGCCGCCTGCGGCTGCCCCCGCCTACTGCCAGGCCGCCGCTACCTGCTGCTGGGGGGCGGGCCGGGGGCCGTGGTCGGGGGCcccgggggccgggggccggggctCAGCGCCGCCCGCGGGAGCCTCGTGCTGCCCTGGCGGGATGCGTGGACGAGACGCCTTCGGAGGCTGCAGCGGCGCGAGCGACGGGGGCGCTGTGGGACTGCCTGA